One Nocardia iowensis DNA window includes the following coding sequences:
- a CDS encoding carboxylesterase/lipase family protein, with amino-acid sequence MPAAHITRRTALLGAGALALAAACSTERPASDTVQTTYGPVRGVRRDTGIAFLGVPFARPPVGELRFAAPVPPAPWTETLACTAYGPTAQRSLMGEVTTIPEPSIPGEAILTLNVFTPAPSARGLPVLVWIHGGGFVAGSPASPWYDGAAFNRDGVVLVSVGYRLGIDGFLHLDGAPDNRGVLDWIAALQWVRDNIETFGGDPAKVTVGGQSAGGGAVWALMAAPSARGLFRAGICASGAVTQPNDLAAGRAVADLFTRRTGVPATAAALRAMPEDTVLDLQATLQAPGPGSETVPMLGLAPFADGELIHEATPALLKNGAGGNIPLLLGFTRHEFNMAATMLAQNPGAAAASPLASAGRGADMDAYRVAYPGADATELAGQAISDTIIRGPSFQVAEARSGLGLPTWLYEFDWTSTAPGYRGLAAHCLDLPFAFDLLRAPGVAEVEGEPPQALADAVHASWVAFIADNDPGPNWPRYTPEKRHTMIWSDQGHIESDPFARHRQIWI; translated from the coding sequence ATGCCCGCTGCGCACATCACCCGTCGAACGGCCCTGCTCGGAGCGGGCGCTTTGGCGTTGGCCGCCGCGTGCTCGACCGAGCGACCCGCGTCGGACACCGTCCAGACCACCTACGGTCCGGTCCGTGGCGTGCGCCGCGACACCGGCATCGCCTTCCTCGGTGTGCCATTCGCCCGGCCGCCGGTCGGTGAGCTGCGGTTCGCCGCCCCGGTGCCGCCAGCGCCGTGGACCGAAACGCTGGCCTGCACCGCGTACGGACCCACTGCCCAGCGCAGTTTGATGGGCGAGGTAACCACCATCCCCGAGCCGAGCATCCCCGGCGAGGCCATCCTCACCCTGAACGTCTTCACCCCCGCCCCGTCCGCGCGCGGACTGCCGGTGCTGGTGTGGATTCACGGCGGCGGCTTCGTGGCAGGCAGTCCGGCCAGCCCCTGGTACGACGGTGCCGCGTTCAATCGTGATGGCGTGGTGCTGGTCTCGGTCGGCTACCGGCTCGGCATCGACGGGTTCCTGCACTTGGACGGCGCCCCGGACAACCGAGGCGTCCTGGACTGGATCGCGGCCCTGCAATGGGTTCGCGACAATATCGAAACGTTCGGTGGCGATCCGGCCAAGGTCACAGTCGGCGGTCAGTCCGCGGGCGGTGGCGCGGTCTGGGCGTTGATGGCCGCCCCGTCCGCGCGCGGGCTGTTCCGCGCCGGAATCTGCGCCTCCGGCGCGGTGACCCAACCGAACGATCTCGCCGCGGGACGCGCCGTGGCCGACCTGTTCACCCGGCGCACCGGGGTGCCCGCGACCGCCGCCGCGCTACGCGCCATGCCCGAGGACACGGTGCTCGATCTGCAAGCCACGCTCCAGGCGCCCGGGCCGGGCAGCGAGACCGTGCCGATGCTGGGTCTGGCGCCGTTCGCCGACGGCGAGCTGATCCACGAAGCGACGCCAGCGCTGCTGAAAAACGGTGCGGGCGGCAATATTCCGCTGTTGCTCGGTTTCACCAGACACGAGTTCAACATGGCGGCCACGATGCTGGCGCAGAACCCCGGCGCTGCGGCAGCCAGCCCACTCGCGTCCGCCGGTCGGGGCGCCGATATGGACGCCTACCGCGTCGCCTATCCCGGTGCCGACGCGACCGAACTCGCCGGACAGGCCATCAGCGACACGATTATTCGCGGACCGTCGTTCCAGGTCGCCGAGGCTCGTTCCGGTCTGGGCCTGCCCACCTGGCTGTACGAATTCGACTGGACCTCAACGGCTCCCGGGTATCGCGGGCTGGCGGCACACTGCCTGGACCTACCGTTCGCCTTCGACCTGTTGCGGGCGCCAGGTGTCGCCGAGGTCGAGGGTGAGCCGCCGCAAGCGCTGGCCGATGCCGTGCACGCGTCGTGGGTCGCCTTCATCGCGGACAACGACCCCGGACCGAACTGGCCCCGCTACACGCCGGAGAAACGGCACACCATGATCTGGTCCGACCAAGGCCATATCGAATCCGACCCCTTCGCCCGCCACCGCCAGATCTGGATTTAG